The following coding sequences lie in one Panicum virgatum strain AP13 chromosome 6N, P.virgatum_v5, whole genome shotgun sequence genomic window:
- the LOC120677409 gene encoding uncharacterized protein LOC120677409 isoform X1, with protein MTSSFSDPRPLEELCFCLMLICPQKKTGDVAAESTMSIRAMATTGLTVALFAASVGITSGGAFGSLLSFAGVLAGASIITAGVVMANDGPAAPAGPATCDGARSLAAFVRRHLAVVGLAVASSAVTAISGEAGPALCSGMFALLLLALSLITYGVLGD; from the coding sequence ATGACATCCTCGTTCTCTGATCCTCGCCCACTTGAAGAATTGTGCTTTTGCCTTATGCTGATATGCCCCCAGAAAAAAACAGGGGACGTCGCCGCCGAGAGCACCATGAGCATCAGGGCGATGGCCACCACCGGCCTCACCGTCGCGCTGTTCGCTGCCAGCGTCGGCATCACCTCCGGCGGCGCATTCGGCTCGCTCCTCAGCTTCGCGGGGGTGCTCGCCGGCGCCAGCATCATCACCGCCGGCGTCGTGATGGCCAACGACGGCCCAGCCGCACCAGCCGGCCCCGCGACATGCGACGGCGCGCGCTCTCTCGCGGCGTTCGTgcgtcgccacctcgccgtcgtggGGCTCGCCGTGGCTTCCTCTGCGGTCACGGCGATCTCCGGCGAGGCAGGCCCGGCGCTCTGCTCCGGCATGTTCGCTCTGCTCCTGCTCGCGCTCTCCCTCATCACCTACGGAGTTCTCGGCGATTAG
- the LOC120677409 gene encoding uncharacterized protein LOC120677409 isoform X2, which yields MSIRAMATTGLTVALFAASVGITSGGAFGSLLSFAGVLAGASIITAGVVMANDGPAAPAGPATCDGARSLAAFVRRHLAVVGLAVASSAVTAISGEAGPALCSGMFALLLLALSLITYGVLGD from the coding sequence ATGAGCATCAGGGCGATGGCCACCACCGGCCTCACCGTCGCGCTGTTCGCTGCCAGCGTCGGCATCACCTCCGGCGGCGCATTCGGCTCGCTCCTCAGCTTCGCGGGGGTGCTCGCCGGCGCCAGCATCATCACCGCCGGCGTCGTGATGGCCAACGACGGCCCAGCCGCACCAGCCGGCCCCGCGACATGCGACGGCGCGCGCTCTCTCGCGGCGTTCGTgcgtcgccacctcgccgtcgtggGGCTCGCCGTGGCTTCCTCTGCGGTCACGGCGATCTCCGGCGAGGCAGGCCCGGCGCTCTGCTCCGGCATGTTCGCTCTGCTCCTGCTCGCGCTCTCCCTCATCACCTACGGAGTTCTCGGCGATTAG